The Gordonia mangrovi genome includes the window TCCCCGCGGGCGCGAGTTGGCCGGTCCACATCAGCGATCCGGCGCCGATGGCGGCGACCACCACGACGATCGTTGCCGCCACCGGTCGCGACCGCTGGGGGTGGGCGAAGGATGCGGCGCTGTCGCGGATCGAGGAGCTGCCGGGCAGCGGTACGCGGCCCAGCAGATGGGCGATGCCGAGGACCAGCGGGATCCGGATGAACGGTTCGAACTTGTGGATGTTGCGCAGGAAGGCGCCGCTGTCGTCGAGGAACACCCGCACGGGTTCGGCGATCGGGGAGCCGAGTTCGCCGGTGTAGCCGAGACACATCAGCAGTAATCCGACGGCCAGCACGGTGACGAGTCGTCCGCGGGCGGGCATCCGCCGCATGCACAGTCCGGCCAGCCCGGCGGCGGCCAGCACCCCGGTGGCGACGACGGCGGCGGGTTGGGTGACCAGCACGGCACCGGCGACCCGTTCCGGGGAGACGAACGGGGTCCAGGAACTGGTGCCGCGCAACACCTCGGTCAGCGAAGTCCATTCGGTGGTGACCCGCGACGACTCGATGAAGTCGAGGAACGGCGGGCTGACCCGCGACAGGATGAGCAGCGGGATGACCCACCACGCGCAGGCCATCGTCAGGCCGAGGGCCCACCACGCGCCGAAGCGCCACCAGCGGCGGGTCGGGACCGTGGACAGCCGCGGCGCGTGCAGCAGCCACCACAGTGCCGCGACGCCGAGGGCGGCGAGGGTGGCCACGGCGTTGACCGCACCCATCAGGGCGACCGCGGCCGCCGACTGGAACGCGGCGCGCCACATGGGACGGTCGGGTTCGCGGTTCAATACCCGGATGAGCGGCACCAACACCCACGGGGCCAGCACCATCGGCAGGGTCTCCGACGAGATCGACCCGATGGTGGTGAGGATGCGCGGGCTCAGCACGAAGACGATGCCGGCGATGACCCGGGAGCCGGGGGAGCCGATGCGCATCGCCTCGGCGAGCCGGACGATGCCGACGAAGCCGACGACGAGCAGCAACGCCCACCACAGCCGCTGCACCACCCAGGGCGGCAGATGCAGCAGGTCACCGAGCGCGAAGAACGCGCCGTGCGGGAAGAAGTAGCCGTAGGCCTGGTTCTGCACCTGCCCGAGTGGGGCGTTCGGCGACCACAGGTGGGCGGCGCGGGCGAGAAAGCCGATCGGGTTGGCGGTGAGGTCGAGTTTCGTGTCCGCCGAGATCCGGCCGGGGGATTGCAGCAGCGAGATGATCAGTGCGCACAGGGTGGCCACCGCGATGCCGCGGCGGGAGAGCGTGACGTCGTGCGCGGTCGAGGAGTGCTGGGGCGTGGGGGAGTGCGGTGCTGTTGGCGTGATCGGCGTCAGGGAGGGCCGCCCGAAGTCAGTTGTCGGACCCGGAATCGCCGCGCGAGCCGTAGTCGACCGAGCCCTGCACGAACCCGTTGTTCGGGTTGATGCTGTTCACGTCCGTCGACGGGCTCGTCTCGGTGGACAGGAAACCGCCGAGGAAGACCGCCCCGAGACCCACCACGATGCCGGCGACCCCGGCCACGGCGCCGGCGACGAGACGGTTGTTGGTCATGGCGACGAAACTACCATCGACCGGTGATGACGATGGTCAGCACGGTGAAGAGGGCTCGTGGCGCAACCGGGTTCGGCCGTGATCAGCGGACCACGATCGTGCCACTGCACGAGATCGCCGGGATCGACCACAGGGCGTTGCTGTTCGTGGCGCCGAGGGTGATGGCGACGTTGCCACGGCCGATGGCCGCGGTGTCGATGACGAAGTTGTGCACACCCTGGTAAGGCGGACTGATGTGGGTGGTCGACCGCAGGACACCGTGCTTGCCGGTGCGGAGGTTGTGCCAGTCCAGGCGCGCATCGGACCGGTAGCCGACGCCGATCCAGTAGCTGGTGAAGTCGACGGCGATGTAGGTCTTGCCGGCGTACTGCGCCACGATGGCGCGGTTCGGGAGGAACGGGATGTCGACGATGTTGGGGCTCAGGCCGATGCACTGGGTGAGTCGGTGCTCGGTGGCGGCTGCGGCGTCGGCGGCGGTTGCCGTCGCGAGTCCCAGCGTGCCGGCTGCGGCGATGGCGACGGCCACGACGACGGAGGCGAAGCGGGAACGTGTGCGTGCCATGCTGGTTGATCGTCGAGAGTGTGTTGCGGGTTACAGCGTGACCGGCGGCTGTTTGTCGCATTGGGCCGGGACGATGAACACCGGGCGGTGGCAGTGTTTGAGGACGCGTTCGGCGACGCTCGAATGCAGCAGCGCCTTCAACCCGGACGAGCCGCGGGTGCCGGTGACCAGGAGGTCGACGGCGAGGGCGTCGGCGGCGGCGACCAGTGCACCCCAGACCGTCGACTCGACCTCGACCAGGGAGCCGCGCGCGGACAGTCCCGCCTCGACGGCGAGGTCGACGCCCCGGCGGTTGATGTTCTGGGCCTCGTGCTCGAGCGCTTCGTCGACGCCGGCCTCGAGTCTGGTGTCGATGAACGGCTGCATACCGCCGGACAACGTCGACAACCGCGCCGGCGAGAGTTCGCCCGGCTGCCAGGCCGTCACGACGTAGGCGGTCTGCGCGCGCAGGAAACGGCCGGCGTAGCGGATGGCGCGGTCGGCGTTGTCGGAGCCGTCGTAGGCGATCATGAGGGTCTGGCGGGCACTGCGGTCCAGACCACCGGCACCCGGGGCGGACTGGGCGGTGGTGGGTTCGTTCGGGCCGGACCCCACGTCCATTGCCCCAGGTTACATGCCAGACTCGTCGCATGGGCTCATCTACCCGAGGTTCCGGTGCGCGTGGCGTGGTGTCGATGATCGTGGTCGCGGCGGTGGCCGTGGTGAGCGTCGGCTGCACGAGCAGCGAACCGTCGGACCCGACGAGCAGCGTGACGTCGGTGGCCGGCACCGCGGCGTCGTCGCCGAGCTCGTCGGCGGTCACGCCGTCTCCGGTGGCCGCGTGTGGTTCGGCTCAGTTGGACGAGATGACGTTGCGGCAGAAGCTCGCTCAGCTTGTCGTGGTGGGGGTGACCGGCGCCGCGGATGCGCAGGCGATTGTGGATTCCGAGCAGATCGGTGGGATCTTCGTCGGCAGCTGGACGGACAAGTCGATCCTGACCAGTGGGGCCGCTGCGCGCATTTCGCAGAGCAGTCCGATCCCGTTGATGGTCACGGTGGATCAGGAGGGCGGCCGTGTCTCGCGGCTGTCGGGGCTGGGTATCGACAGCCCGTCCGCGCGGGTGCTCGCGCAGACGCGGACACCGGCGCAGGTACGGGACCTGGCCGCTTCGACGGGACGTCAGCTGCGCGAGCTGGGTGTCACGGTCGACTTCGCGCCGGTCGTCGATGTGAGCGACGAGGCCGACGGAGAGGTCATCGGGGACCGATCGTTCAGCAATGATCCGGCGGTGGTGACCGAGTATGCGCAGGCCTATGCGGAAGGGTTGGCATCGGCCGGAATCACCCCGGTGTTCAAGCATTTTCCGGGTCACGGGCATGGCTCGGGTGACTCGCATCTGGGGGTGGTGGTGACGCCGCCGTTGTCGACGCTGGAGAACAGTGATCTGGTGCCGTACCGGACGCTGCTGCAGGATCCGGGCCCGGCGGCGGTGATGATGGGGCATCTGATCGTGCCCGGCCTGACCGGCCCGGAGACGCCGTCCAGCATCAGCCCGCGCGCCTACGGCATGTTGCGGACCGGAAAGCCCTACGGCGGACCGGCGTACAACGGTGTGGTGTTCACCGACGATCTCTCGGGTATGGCGGCGATCAGTGCGCGCTACCCGATCGAGCAGGCGGCGCCGATGGCGATCCGCGCGGGAGCGGATGTCGCATTGTGGCTTTCGACCGATCGGGTGCCTGCAGTGCTCGATACGCTCGAACAGCAGGTCGCCTCCAACCGGCTGACCGAACAGCGTGTCGATCGGTCGGTGGTGCGGGTCCTGCGGTCCAAGGGTGTGCTGACGTGCTGAACGAGCCGTCTGACGGTTCGGCGGGACACGACCCGCCGCCACGACCTCGGGTGCAGATCACGCCGATGCGGGTTGACGATCCCGTGCGTGGCCGCGGGACCCTGGTTGCGGTCGGTCTGTGGGCGGCGGCGATCGTGCTGATCGCCGCGACTTCGGTGTTGGTGGCGCTGCACTTGGACGAGATCCGGGTGGTGTTGTCGCTCGATCTGGCGCGGGAGGAGCCGGGAGCGACGGCCGACGAGGTGGTGCGAGCGGTGAACATCGCATTCGGCGTGGGTGCGGTGCTGGTCGGTGTCGTCGTGGTGGCGGCGACCTACGGATGCACTCGGCTGTGGCAGGGCGCAGGTTCGGGGCGCGGGTGGCTGGTGGTTGCGCTGATTGCGGCGGTGGCGGCGACTGTCGGTGAAGCGATCGTCGTGGGGCCGTCGTCGGCCGCTGTGGTCGAGGCGGGACTGCCTGTGGTGTTCCAGTGGCCGGTGCCGGCCGCGGGGGCTGCGATCGGAGCTGTAGCGACAGTGATCGCCTACGTCAGCGCGGATACGTGAGTCGGCGCCGGACAAACCGTCGTCATCTGGGGTAGGTGACGATGGTTTGTCCGGTGCGGGTGTTGCGCCAGGTGATGGTGCGGTCGGTGTGCATGGTGGGGAGCCACGGGCCGTCGTGTTTGCGGTCGTGGTCGGGTCGGCATAGGGGTGCGAGGTTGAAGGCCACGGTCCAGCCGCCGGCCAGCGGGTCGGCGTGGAGGAATTTGTGCAGGTGGTCGAGTTCGCACTCTTCGGAGGGTCGGCCGCAGTAGGGGTAGCGGCAGCGTCGGTCGAGTTGGATGATTTCGGCGCGTAAGGCTGCTGAGGGTGCGTAGGTCAGTGCCCCGGGTGGTGGGGTGGCGAAGCCGCCGTGCCCGGTGGGGTCGATCGGTGGTGCCGGTGTCCGGTTGCCGAAGATGGTCAGGCCGCTGGCGGTGCGGGTTTCGCTCGGTGGGGCGGTGATGGTGGTGGCGTGGGGTGCCAGGCGTGCGGCGTGGGCAGGATCGATCGCCCCGTAACCCATCAGGCGGGTCGGATCGAGGCCGGTGGGGTCGTGCAGCAGGGTCAGGCCGGGGACGACGAGGCCGGAATCGGACTGGAAGTCTGTGTCTGTGTCCGGGTCGGTGTCGGCGGTGGCCTCGGCTACCTCGGCGTCTGTGGTGGCGTCGGCTAGTTCGTTATCGGTGGTGAGTTCGACTTCTGCGGCCGTGGCGACTTCAGTGTCTGCGTCGTCCGCGTCGGCGTCGTGGGTCGCTTCCGTATCGGCCCCGTCGGTGTCGTGCTCGGCGCGAGGTGCGGTGATGAAGTCTCGTCGGGATTCCGCGGTGGGCGCGATGTCTGAGTCGATGTGACGGTGATCGTCGATGTCGGCGAGGGTGATCGGCTGTTCTTCGGCCGCGTCGGGTCCACCCATTGCGGGTTCGTCGGTGGCGTCGACGGGTGCAGTGGAGTCGCCGCCCGTGCTGGTGTCGACCGACGAGTCGCGGACACTGCTGTCACCCACACTCGGGGTGGTGGCGGGCGTCGGGTTGTTGGTGCGGGTTTGCGTGGCGGGGCAGGTGTCGTCGCCGCAGTGGCAGCGCAGTGTCGCGCCGGGAGCCTTGATGATCTCGGCGAACGCGGCGACGCGTTGGGCTTTGATGCTGCGGCCGTCGCGGCGGCACACTCGCCGACCGATGAGTGCGCTGATCCGCTCGCGTAGGTGCACGCCGTGTTCGGCGGGGATGCAGGCGTCGACGGTCATGTGTCCGAACGCTTCGGCACCGATTTTCACATCGCCGAATAGGTCGGCGATGTCGTCGTGGGCTTCGACGGCCCGGTCGGGGTCCAGGGTGATGATGATGGCGTCGAGATCGGCTTGCAGCGCGGTGTCGGTGGTCGGGCGGCTGGCCAGGTCGAGCACGACATCGTCGAAATCCCACGGCTCATCGTCGGTGGGATCGGTCTCGGCCGCACCATCACCGGCGTCATCGGCGCCGTCACCGTCGGTGCCGGCATCGTCGGTGTCGAAGTCGAGGGTGAGGTCCTCGTCGGTGTCGTCGGTGTCGGTGGTGTCGGTGAGTTCGGCGAGTCGGGCTCGGAGGTCGCCGGTGGGGCCGGTGGCGGCGGCGCGGATGGCCACGCCCAGGCGGTGGGGGCTCAGGTCGCCGGCGCGGAAGGCGTCACGGATCTTGGGGTGTTCGTCGAGGAGTTCGTCGAGGTGGACCCATTCGCCGGCTTTGGTTCGGGCGATGCCCAGTTGCAGCGAGATTTCGCCTTTGGCGGCTTTGTCGGCGGCGTTGCGGATTCGGTTCGGGGCGTAGTCGTTGTATCCGGTGAGGCGCTCGTTGTAGGTGGATTGACCGATTTGGCGGGCGATCTGCATGGCGATGGCTTGGGCTTGGTTGCTCAGCCGGAGGGCGTCGCGGCCGTATTGGGCCAACTCGTCGAGGCTGCTGGTGGCCAGCAGGGCGTCGTCGGCGGCACGGTCGGTGAAGGTGAACACGACACGCTCCTTTCCGGCGACGACAGTGAGATCGGGATCGGGTTTGGTTGGTGGGGAATCGAACTGCTGTCAGAGTATCGGGTGGGTCCGACAGTTTCGGTGGGCTGCAGGTGGGGTGTGGATTGACTGGTCGTTGAGCTGTTGGGTTCAGGATATCGGTGGGGTGTGACAATTCCGTTCGGGGTGACATAGCCTGCGAGGCAGAGCTTGTGGTGAGTCTGTCTCGGGTGGTGGTGGTCTCGATACGACCTCGGCAAGCGCCTCGGTCTACTCGACCACCAGAGGGGAGTGTTCGCGGGTTTGGTTGGTGGGGAATCGGACTGCTGTCAGAGTATCGGGTGGGTCCGACAGTTTTGGTGGGCTGTGGATGGACTTGCTTGGTGAAGTGTTGGGTTCAGGATATCGCTGGGGTGTGGCAACTTTGGGCGGCGAGTGTGGTTGGGGTGGTGACCCTTCGTGACGTTTCCTCGCAAGCTCGGTCGCTCCTCGGCCCCGGATTCTGGGGCGACGCTCTTCGCGAGGGCGGAACTTCGGCACTTAGCTCACGTGAGCGGAGTGCGCATCAACTTGCGCGACAACACCTTCTGCGCTTCGCGCGGCGGTGGTGCAGGCGGCGGCGGCTTCGGCGGGCAGCAGTGGGTGGCGGGCGAGTGTGCGCCACGACTGCGCGGCATCCACAGCAGCGGCACGGATTTCCGGGACGGACGCGTCCGGATGCAGACGCAGTCGGGAGGCGGGGTCGACGCCGTGGCCGCCGATCAGGTGGCTCAGCTGCTCGGTCTGATCGGCTGCGAAGGGTAGACCACCGGAGCGAAGCGTGTTGAGCAGACGCAGTTCGCGGAACCCGTGGACGTCGGCGAGCGCCCGCCGCACGGACTCACGCACTTCTGCGGCGGCTGCACTCCCGTTGTGCGACAGCACATGGTCGAGGGTCACCAGCACCGAGTGCGCCTTGAGCTGATCGGCTCGCTGGCCGAACTGGATGTCGATGACGTCACTGAGTTCGGCCAGGCCGCTGCGGTTGATCATCTCGGTGGCGAGCTGTGCCGACGTGGTGACACCGAAGCGGATCAGGGTCACTCCCAGCCGTATCCCGAACACCCCGAATCGCTCGGCGAGCGCTCGCCGAGCCGCGGCGTCGATGTGGGGGAGCAGGTCGGGTCGCTGGAAGCGGTCGACGCTGAGCAGTGCCGTCTCCAGGTCGGCCGGCGCGACCGCCGCCAGATCCATCAAGGTGCGGAACTCCACCTCGCGCATCGTGCGTGCGCCCAGCGCCAACAGCCCGGCCACCGGAACGACCGCCTGGCACAAGCCGGTCCGCGACAACTCGGTCGCGAACCGACCGGCGATCTGTTCGGCCGAGATCATCGCGTCCATCCGGCCCGCGCCGAGTTCGTCCGCGCGGGAGACCACGCCGATCACGCCGAGTGGCCCAGAACCGCCGCCGATGGATGTGGCGATGCGACGCAACATGTCGGTGTCGGTGGCCGACAGCGAACGCATCAGGTAGACAACCGCATCGACGCCGGATTGACCGTCCTCGGGGGTGATCAGCGAGAGCGTGGACGCCGACAACTCCGTGGACAGCGATGCCGTGCCCGGGGTGTCGACGATGGTGCGGGTGTGCAGGGCGCGCGATGGCCACTCGACGTCGAGATGGTCGACGTCGTCGGCGGTCAACGTGCCGAAGTCGAAACCGAGGTGGCCGGTCGTTCGGGTGACCGGGATCGAGACCGATTGTCCATCGACGGTGCGCGCGGCCACCGATGCCACCTGACCGCGGCGGTACCAGGTGACCACGCGAGTGCACTCGGTGGCGTCCGTCGGCGCGATATCCTGTCCGACAAGGGCGTTGAGCAGGGTCGACTTGCCCGCCTTCAACGACCCGGCGAGCGCGATCCGCACGGGCTCGTCGAGGCGCTGGGCGCACCGATCAACCGCATCGATGGCCGCGCGATCGCCGGCGACCGCCTCGCGGGCCGCCGTGATGAACTCGGCGGCCTGATCGACATCGGTCATTATGCCGTCACCGCGAGAGACTCCAGACGGTCCGCGGCACGGCGCAGCGCGGCAACGTCTTTCAGAGATGATTCCACTGCGGCAGCCCGTTCCGTGCGTTGCGTGTCGGCCAGCGCCGCAGCGGACTGGGCGGCGCTGAGCGACTCGGCGATCGAGCGTGACGTCTGCTCGGCGACGGTGGTGAAGTGATCACGCAGCACCCGTTGGATCACCCGCAGACGATCGCGTGATTCCTTGCCGACCTGGAAACTGACGTCGTCGGTGAACGCCCGCACCGCGTTCTTGGCCTTGGCCCGCCGTTCGACGATGCGCGCCTCCTTGTCGTCGCGGTAGGCCTTGCTGCCCAACAACACCCCGGCACCGACGGACACCGGGTTGATCAGCGCCATCCCCATCATCGTGGAGATGAGGCCGAACATCAGCACGCCGCCATACGAGCCGCGCATCCCCACCAGCAGCTTCTGGCTCAGTCCGGTTTTCTGGGCGTCGAGGGCGGCCAGTTCGGCCACCGAATCGAATACCCCGTCCAGGTCGGCGATGTCGATCGCGGGCAGCGATTCGTCGCCGGATTCGGCGAAGTGTGCGGCCACCCGCTGCGCGAGCCACACCGATCGTTCGTGTGCCCAGACGAAATTGTCGCCGACCACGGCCGCGGTTTGCTCGGCCAACCACTCGGCGAACCGATCCCAGTCGGTGCCCGGGTCGCCGTCGTCGATGGCCCGCTCGGCTTCCCGGGTCACCGCGCGGAGTCGGTCCCGTAGGTCGTGGTCGATGTCGGCGGCCAAATCTCCGATCCCGTCGGCGAGGGTCTGCTGCCACTGTGCGGTGCGGCGGCGCATGCTCTCCGCGTACTCTTTGGCCTCCTGCAGACCGGTCACCGCGCGCCGGGCGGTATACGGATCGCGCAGGCCCGTCAGCTCGCTGCCGTAGGTCAATGCCAAATGCTCGGACACCACCCGCAGGTCATTGGCGACGGTTTCGCGAGTCAGCTTCTGCGCGTTGGCGACCACACTGCCACGCAGATAGCGGTACAGGTCGACGAACCCGGCCTCGGTGTTGAGCTGCTCGTCCTGCAGGCGCAATGCGTGAATCCGCAACGCCGACGACACCGGCAGTACCGGGATCTCGATGTCGGCGGTGCGTAGGTGCGCGCGGTCGGCATCGGCGATCACCCGCCACTGAGGGTAGAGGTCCGTCTTGGAGAGCAGACACGCCACGGTCGGGCACAGCTCGGTGACCTGCCGCAGAAAGCGCATCTCCGGTGCGGTGAACTCCTGGCTGGCATCGGACACGAACAGCACCGCGTCGGCGGTGGCCACCATGCCCAGGGTCGTTGCCGCATAGGGGTGTCCGTGACCGCCGACACCCGGTGTGTCGACCACGACGAGTCCGTCGGCAAGCAACGGCCCCGGTGCGTCGACCTCCAGCCGCGCCACCTCCCGCCCCGCGGCGAGATCGGTGGCCGGGGTGATGGCGGTGATCTGCTCGAGTGGCACCGGTACCCGGTCTTCGGCCGCGCCGCCGACGACGAGGTGCGCAATCGGCTGCGCGGCATGGCCGATCACGGTGGGCACCGCCGTCGTCTCGTCGTCACCGACCGAGCAGACCTCCAGGTTCAGCAGCGCATTGACGAACTGGCTCTTGCCCTGCTTGAGCTGACCGACGACGACGATCCGCAGCCGTGGATCGGTCAATCGTGTTCGCGCCCCCGCCAACCGGGTGACCAGGTCGCCGCGGCCGGCCTCCTCGGCGATGCCGACCATGCGGTCGAGCAAGTCGGGGAGGGCGCCCGCGGCAGCGTTACCCGGAGCGGGAGATCTGTCGGTCATGGTGCCTTCACGGTATCGGTGGCAGACGGGTCGTGGCGATCGCGTTGTGCGGTCAGTTTCCGAGCAGACCGTCGTGACCGGCCGGATCGGTGTGGGTGGCGCCGGTCTCGGCGTCGCCGGACAACCCACCCGTCAGGCCGCTCGTCAGTCCACCGCCGAGTCCGCCCGACAGGTCCGAGGTCAACCCGGATGCGGTGTCGACGGTCCCGGACAGGGCGCCTCCGGACGAGTCAGTCAGCGAGCCCTCGGCTCCTGCACCACCGGTTGCCTCGCCCCCACCGGACGCCTCCGCCCCACCGGATGCAGAGCCGTCCACAGCAGAATCGGCTGATCCTCCCGCGCCGCCGCTCAGCGCCGCAGTCGGGCCACTGAGTGCCGCCTCCAGACCGCCGCCGACACTGCTCTCCACCCCGCCGGTCACCTGACCCGCGGTATCGGTGACGCCGCCGACGTCGAGCCCGCCACCGGTGGAACCGTCCGGCAGATCGAGGCCGCCCTGCAAACCCAGGCCGTCGGTCAGGCCGGCGCCGCCGGCGAGGGCACCATCGAGTTCACCGCCGCCCGATGCCGAACCGGCTCCATCGCCGGACAGACCCAGGTCGACCCCGGCGCCCTGCACGGTCTGGTCGACCGTGCCGGCAGCCGAGCCGGTCAGGTCCACGCCACCGCCCACAACCGAGCCGGTGTCGAGACCGAGGCCATCGTCGAGGCCCAGCCCGCTGGTGAGTCCGAGTCCGCTGTCCAGGCCGCCGGTGAGGGCGCCCGTGACGCCGGAGTCGCCGGTCAGCGACAGATCGTCGCCGAGGAGTCCGGTCGATGCCAGCGAACCGCCGACCGAGAGCGGTCCGGTCGCCGACAACCCGGTGTCGGTGAGCGCGAGGGTCGGGTTGGCGATCGCGTCGACCTCGCCGGTCACCAGGCTGCCGAGCCCGCCGACGGAGTGCAGGCTCGAGTCGAGGGTGGCGGTGATGCCGTCGGCGGCCGAGGCGTCCAGAGCCAGAGCGGTACCCAACGTCGAGGTGACCGCGGTGGTGAGGTCGGTGCCGGCGTCGAGTTGCCCGGTCAGCTCGGAGCCCAGATCGCCCGAGTACGCCGCGCCGAGCACCGCACCCAGCGAACCGCCGAGACCTGCGCCGATCTCGCCGCCGGCGCCGAGCGCCGTCGACAGCGCGCCGCCGAGTTCGGCCGTTGTGCCGGTGAAGACCTCGCCACCCAACGCGCCGGTCAGTGAGCCGCCGAGCGCGGCGTCCAGTGAGCTGCCGAGGGACGTGACCAGCGCGCCGTCGACGCCGAGCGAAGTGCCCAGATCGGCCGCCAGCAGCTGTCCGAGGCTGACCCCGGATGCGGCCGACAGCAGACCGTCGACGCCGACGGCGCCGTCCAACATGCCGCCCAGCGAGGTGCCCAACGCAGCGGCGACCTCGCCGCCGGCCCCGCCGACCGCCGCCAGCCCCGCCGACAGATCGCCGGTGAGGCCACCGTCGAGCAGACCCGTCAGGACCGCGCCGAGTACGCCGCCGGCGCCGAGCGCGCCCGCCAGCGCGCCGCCGAGGTCGGCGCCCGCCTCGCCGCCGGCACCCAGCGCCCCGGACAGCACGGTCGACAGCGAG containing:
- a CDS encoding dynamin family protein, which gives rise to MTDVDQAAEFITAAREAVAGDRAAIDAVDRCAQRLDEPVRIALAGSLKAGKSTLLNALVGQDIAPTDATECTRVVTWYRRGQVASVAARTVDGQSVSIPVTRTTGHLGFDFGTLTADDVDHLDVEWPSRALHTRTIVDTPGTASLSTELSASTLSLITPEDGQSGVDAVVYLMRSLSATDTDMLRRIATSIGGGSGPLGVIGVVSRADELGAGRMDAMISAEQIAGRFATELSRTGLCQAVVPVAGLLALGARTMREVEFRTLMDLAAVAPADLETALLSVDRFQRPDLLPHIDAAARRALAERFGVFGIRLGVTLIRFGVTTSAQLATEMINRSGLAELSDVIDIQFGQRADQLKAHSVLVTLDHVLSHNGSAAAAEVRESVRRALADVHGFRELRLLNTLRSGGLPFAADQTEQLSHLIGGHGVDPASRLRLHPDASVPEIRAAAVDAAQSWRTLARHPLLPAEAAAACTTAARSAEGVVAQVDAHSAHVS
- a CDS encoding glycoside hydrolase family 3 N-terminal domain-containing protein; the protein is MGSSTRGSGARGVVSMIVVAAVAVVSVGCTSSEPSDPTSSVTSVAGTAASSPSSSAVTPSPVAACGSAQLDEMTLRQKLAQLVVVGVTGAADAQAIVDSEQIGGIFVGSWTDKSILTSGAAARISQSSPIPLMVTVDQEGGRVSRLSGLGIDSPSARVLAQTRTPAQVRDLAASTGRQLRELGVTVDFAPVVDVSDEADGEVIGDRSFSNDPAVVTEYAQAYAEGLASAGITPVFKHFPGHGHGSGDSHLGVVVTPPLSTLENSDLVPYRTLLQDPGPAAVMMGHLIVPGLTGPETPSSISPRAYGMLRTGKPYGGPAYNGVVFTDDLSGMAAISARYPIEQAAPMAIRAGADVALWLSTDRVPAVLDTLEQQVASNRLTEQRVDRSVVRVLRSKGVLTC
- a CDS encoding dynamin family protein, coding for MTDRSPAPGNAAAGALPDLLDRMVGIAEEAGRGDLVTRLAGARTRLTDPRLRIVVVGQLKQGKSQFVNALLNLEVCSVGDDETTAVPTVIGHAAQPIAHLVVGGAAEDRVPVPLEQITAITPATDLAAGREVARLEVDAPGPLLADGLVVVDTPGVGGHGHPYAATTLGMVATADAVLFVSDASQEFTAPEMRFLRQVTELCPTVACLLSKTDLYPQWRVIADADRAHLRTADIEIPVLPVSSALRIHALRLQDEQLNTEAGFVDLYRYLRGSVVANAQKLTRETVANDLRVVSEHLALTYGSELTGLRDPYTARRAVTGLQEAKEYAESMRRRTAQWQQTLADGIGDLAADIDHDLRDRLRAVTREAERAIDDGDPGTDWDRFAEWLAEQTAAVVGDNFVWAHERSVWLAQRVAAHFAESGDESLPAIDIADLDGVFDSVAELAALDAQKTGLSQKLLVGMRGSYGGVLMFGLISTMMGMALINPVSVGAGVLLGSKAYRDDKEARIVERRAKAKNAVRAFTDDVSFQVGKESRDRLRVIQRVLRDHFTTVAEQTSRSIAESLSAAQSAAALADTQRTERAAAVESSLKDVAALRRAADRLESLAVTA
- a CDS encoding universal stress protein — its product is MDVGSGPNEPTTAQSAPGAGGLDRSARQTLMIAYDGSDNADRAIRYAGRFLRAQTAYVVTAWQPGELSPARLSTLSGGMQPFIDTRLEAGVDEALEHEAQNINRRGVDLAVEAGLSARGSLVEVESTVWGALVAAADALAVDLLVTGTRGSSGLKALLHSSVAERVLKHCHRPVFIVPAQCDKQPPVTL
- a CDS encoding DUF2613 domain-containing protein, producing the protein MTNNRLVAGAVAGVAGIVVGLGAVFLGGFLSTETSPSTDVNSINPNNGFVQGSVDYGSRGDSGSDN
- a CDS encoding HNH endonuclease signature motif containing protein; the encoded protein is MFTFTDRAADDALLATSSLDELAQYGRDALRLSNQAQAIAMQIARQIGQSTYNERLTGYNDYAPNRIRNAADKAAKGEISLQLGIARTKAGEWVHLDELLDEHPKIRDAFRAGDLSPHRLGVAIRAAATGPTGDLRARLAELTDTTDTDDTDEDLTLDFDTDDAGTDGDGADDAGDGAAETDPTDDEPWDFDDVVLDLASRPTTDTALQADLDAIIITLDPDRAVEAHDDIADLFGDVKIGAEAFGHMTVDACIPAEHGVHLRERISALIGRRVCRRDGRSIKAQRVAAFAEIIKAPGATLRCHCGDDTCPATQTRTNNPTPATTPSVGDSSVRDSSVDTSTGGDSTAPVDATDEPAMGGPDAAEEQPITLADIDDHRHIDSDIAPTAESRRDFITAPRAEHDTDGADTEATHDADADDADTEVATAAEVELTTDNELADATTDAEVAEATADTDPDTDTDFQSDSGLVVPGLTLLHDPTGLDPTRLMGYGAIDPAHAARLAPHATTITAPPSETRTASGLTIFGNRTPAPPIDPTGHGGFATPPPGALTYAPSAALRAEIIQLDRRCRYPYCGRPSEECELDHLHKFLHADPLAGGWTVAFNLAPLCRPDHDRKHDGPWLPTMHTDRTITWRNTRTGQTIVTYPR